GCCGGCACACGGTCCAGACCCTGTTGGATCGCGGGCACCAGGTCACCTTGTTCCACCGAGGGTCCACGCCGAGTCCCTTCGGCGATCGCGCCGGCGAAATCCTGGGGGACCGGCTGGACCGGACTTCCGTGGCCGATGCCCTTGGAGACCAGGCGCTCGACGCGGTGATCGACATCGCATACGCCTGGGACTCGCGGACCGGAGCCAAGGAGATCGGGTACATCGCCGACACCCTCGAGGGCCACGCTCGGAAGTACGTCTACCTGAGTTCCGTGTCCGTCTACGGCGACGGTCCCTTGCCCCTGCGGGAGGATAGCCCGCGCGATCCGTTGCTTGGCGCGTACAGCGAGGACAAGATCGCCGCCGAAGACTACCTGTTCGACGCCCACCGCCAAGGGCGGTTCGACGTGTCCATCATCCGGCCGCCTTACGTGTACGGCCCCTGGAACAACATCCCTCGCGAGGCCTGGTTCTGGGATCGCATCCTGGCCGGCCGACCCGTCATCGTGCCCGACGAC
This Thermoplasmata archaeon DNA region includes the following protein-coding sequences:
- a CDS encoding NAD-dependent epimerase/dehydratase family protein gives rise to the protein MRVLVVGGTRFIGRHTVQTLLDRGHQVTLFHRGSTPSPFGDRAGEILGDRLDRTSVADALGDQALDAVIDIAYAWDSRTGAKEIGYIADTLEGHARKYVYLSSVSVYGDGPLPLREDSPRDPLLGAYSEDKIAAEDYLFDAHRQGRFDVSIIRPPYVYGPWNNIPREAWFWDRILAGRPVIVPDDGRTLFQWAAAKDVAWALAECLGNPAARGEAFNIAEAQPLTYAEFIDRLAHVAGTPVEKAFVPRKRIHELGGSAMGSSMYFGATLDAEVDFSVSIEKARRLLGFRPTDPTVGLGEAYAWYLAHDRGRHPKFTFDKEVLGR